A genomic stretch from Telmatocola sphagniphila includes:
- a CDS encoding gamma-glutamyl-gamma-aminobutyrate hydrolase family protein — MSARPVIGINADFFNASKTYSAHARVNAGYFDAILHAGGLPVIIPPLGKEADISEMLDMLDGVLLTGGLDIDPRRNGQPAHPTVQPMAERREMNDKILIQKIVERKMPVLAIGVGMQQLNVYLGGTLFMHIPNDVPKAMPHFDATGGPHRHIVLLEADSKIEDLYGTNELRVNSRHHQAVDQVAPRLRVGARCPDGIIESIESIDPNWFCMGLQWHPEADTASALDLQLFDCFVQSSVRSSDRLQLAA, encoded by the coding sequence ATGTCTGCACGTCCAGTCATTGGTATCAACGCTGATTTCTTTAACGCCTCAAAAACCTATTCAGCCCACGCCCGCGTTAACGCGGGGTATTTCGATGCCATTCTGCACGCGGGGGGCTTGCCGGTCATTATTCCCCCCTTGGGCAAAGAAGCGGATATCTCGGAAATGCTCGACATGCTGGACGGTGTCCTGCTGACTGGTGGATTGGATATCGATCCTCGCCGCAACGGCCAACCCGCCCATCCAACTGTTCAACCCATGGCCGAACGCCGCGAAATGAACGATAAAATTCTCATCCAGAAAATCGTCGAACGAAAGATGCCGGTCCTGGCTATTGGCGTCGGAATGCAGCAACTGAACGTCTATCTGGGTGGTACTCTTTTTATGCACATCCCAAATGATGTGCCCAAGGCCATGCCCCATTTCGACGCGACTGGCGGTCCGCATCGCCATATCGTGCTTCTCGAAGCCGATTCTAAAATTGAGGATCTTTATGGGACTAACGAATTGCGAGTGAATTCCCGCCATCATCAGGCAGTCGATCAGGTAGCTCCGCGTCTTCGCGTTGGGGCTCGTTGCCCCGATGGGATTATCGAATCGATCGAATCGATTGATCCCAACTGGTTCTGCATGGGTTTACAGTGGCATCCGGAAGCCGATACCGCCTCGGCGCTGGATCTGCAATTATTCGACTGCTTCGTTCAGTCCTCGGTGAGAAGTTCAGATCGTCTCCAACTGGCAGCTTAG
- a CDS encoding MJ0042-type zinc finger domain-containing protein, with the protein MPIALNCPGCKTSYKIPDKFIGKDIQCKKCPQTISVVDEAEEEAAAEEAKRIARNRKR; encoded by the coding sequence ATGCCTATCGCTCTCAATTGCCCCGGTTGCAAAACCAGCTACAAAATCCCGGACAAATTTATTGGAAAGGACATTCAGTGCAAAAAATGTCCGCAAACAATCTCCGTCGTAGATGAGGCTGAGGAGGAAGCCGCCGCGGAAGAGGCGAAAAGAATCGCCCGCAATCGGAAGCGATAA
- a CDS encoding CBS domain-containing protein translates to MQDPVSILKPTSTVKVRLGDKLGHALQLMVDSEHGAILVVDHNDKLIGILTERDYLLKVFGVIENYMRLPVEDYMTPSPETLQPTDTVAYALHKMDLGGYRHLPIVEEGRPIGVISVRNVLRYITRLCKEPF, encoded by the coding sequence ATGCAAGACCCTGTCTCTATTCTCAAACCTACCTCCACCGTTAAAGTTCGTCTCGGCGACAAACTCGGGCATGCCTTACAATTGATGGTGGATTCAGAGCATGGGGCAATTCTTGTTGTCGACCACAACGACAAATTGATCGGCATTCTGACGGAACGTGATTACTTACTGAAAGTGTTTGGTGTCATCGAAAACTACATGCGGCTGCCGGTCGAGGATTACATGACCCCTTCGCCAGAAACACTGCAGCCCACCGATACAGTCGCTTATGCACTTCACAAAATGGACCTCGGCGGCTATCGGCATCTTCCCATCGTGGAAGAGGGACGTCCGATTGGGGTCATTTCGGTTCGCAATGTTCTCCGCTACATCACACGTCTTTGTAAAGAGCCATTTTGA
- a CDS encoding 2-oxoacid:ferredoxin oxidoreductase subunit beta, with translation MAASPLPTLTAKDLASDQEIRWCPGCGDYSILAQMKKALTTVGVPREKMVFVSGIGCSSRFPYYMNTYGFHTIHGRAPTFATGLRLARPDLQVWVVTGDGDGLSIGGNHLIHALRRNVDIKVLLFNNEIYGLTKGQYSPTSRLGTKTKSSPQGSIDKPLRPLSVALAAEASFVARTIDIDVQHLTNTLQRAAAHKGSAFIEIYQNCKIFNDGVFEYTTDKSVKSDNVLYLEHGKPMIYGKDRNKGIRLNGLSLESVAIGNGVQIDDLLMHDEKADEPTLASLLSRMVCPDLPECVGVLRSVQRPTLEELQQKQMDDLIKARGPGDLEKLFKNDDLWVVE, from the coding sequence ATGGCAGCTTCTCCCCTCCCAACGCTAACAGCCAAAGATCTGGCCAGCGACCAGGAAATTCGCTGGTGCCCCGGATGCGGGGATTATTCGATTCTCGCTCAGATGAAAAAAGCTCTTACCACCGTAGGGGTGCCTCGCGAAAAAATGGTTTTCGTGTCAGGCATCGGCTGCTCCAGCCGCTTCCCTTACTACATGAACACCTACGGCTTCCACACCATCCACGGCCGGGCACCGACATTTGCGACCGGATTGCGATTGGCTCGGCCAGACCTTCAGGTCTGGGTCGTCACCGGCGATGGCGATGGGCTTTCGATTGGCGGCAATCACCTGATCCACGCTCTACGTCGCAATGTGGATATCAAAGTACTGCTGTTCAACAACGAAATCTACGGCTTGACCAAGGGCCAGTATTCGCCGACTTCCCGTCTGGGAACCAAGACCAAGTCCAGTCCCCAGGGGTCAATCGACAAACCACTTCGACCGTTGAGCGTGGCCTTGGCGGCCGAAGCGAGCTTCGTCGCACGCACCATAGATATCGACGTTCAACATCTGACGAATACGCTTCAGCGAGCCGCCGCTCATAAAGGTTCGGCCTTCATTGAAATCTACCAAAACTGCAAAATTTTCAATGATGGCGTTTTCGAATACACCACCGATAAGAGTGTGAAATCGGATAACGTCCTGTACCTTGAGCATGGTAAGCCTATGATCTACGGTAAGGATCGAAATAAAGGCATTCGCTTGAACGGCCTGAGCCTCGAGTCGGTAGCGATCGGCAACGGCGTTCAGATCGATGATCTTCTGATGCACGACGAAAAGGCCGATGAACCCACGCTAGCATCCCTGCTCAGCCGGATGGTCTGCCCTGACCTGCCCGAATGCGTTGGAGTTCTCAGGTCCGTGCAGCGACCTACCCTCGAAGAATTGCAGCAGAAACAAATGGACGATCTCATTAAAGCTCGCGGGCCCGGAGATCTGGAAAAGTTGTTCAAAAACGACGATCTTTGGGTCGTCGAATAA
- a CDS encoding 2-oxoacid:acceptor oxidoreductase subunit alpha: protein MSSTTTAPSPSASQELESVTIRFAGDSGDGMQLAGTQFTNASAIMGNDISTLPDFPAEIRAPAGTLAGVSGFQVHFSSSDIHTPGDVLNTLVAMNPAALKTNLKDLEPGGILIVNSDAFGTSELDKARYKSNPLEDGSLKGYRIIRVPINKLNREAVAECKLSPREADRCKNFFALGLVYWMYERPMEPTLKWIQEKFSKNPIVLEANTRTLKAGYNYGETCEVMPVHYKVPKAKIAPGVYRKITGNEAIVMGLVAASKLSGKDMVFSGYPITPASSVLEGLADMKRFGIKTLQAEDEIAAIGVAIGASFGGAIGVTGTSGPGICLKSEAIGLAVMTELPLVIIDVQRGGPSTGLPTKTEQADLLQAMYGRNGECPVAIIAPRSPGDCFNMVFEAVRIATEFMTPIFFLSDGYIANGAEPWSIPDISKLPQLKITHPTAPNGNGDVKGHENGAGELGKFLPYKRNELLVRPWAIPGTPGLEHRIGGIEKEDVTGNVNYEAGNHEHMVKTRAQKIANIATTIPDLEVEGSQSGDLLVVGWGGTYGSLTTAVTRMNRKGYKVGLAHLRYLNPMPKNTGEVLKRFKKVLVPELNAGQLLLLLRAKYLVDAVGLNKIQGKPFLVSEIEAKIEQMLAS, encoded by the coding sequence ATGTCTTCAACGACGACCGCGCCGAGCCCGAGTGCTTCTCAAGAATTAGAATCTGTGACGATTCGATTCGCGGGAGACTCTGGAGATGGTATGCAGCTGGCCGGAACTCAATTCACCAACGCTTCCGCAATCATGGGTAACGATATTTCGACTTTACCCGATTTCCCGGCCGAAATTCGAGCCCCTGCCGGGACTTTGGCGGGGGTTTCCGGTTTTCAGGTTCATTTCTCCAGCAGCGACATTCATACACCCGGCGACGTCCTCAATACGCTTGTTGCCATGAACCCCGCCGCTTTGAAAACCAACCTTAAAGATCTCGAACCGGGTGGGATTCTGATCGTTAACTCGGACGCATTTGGAACCAGCGAACTCGACAAAGCTCGTTATAAGTCCAACCCACTCGAAGACGGTTCCCTCAAAGGCTACCGGATCATACGAGTACCTATCAACAAACTCAATCGCGAGGCCGTGGCGGAATGCAAATTAAGCCCACGCGAGGCCGATCGCTGCAAAAACTTCTTTGCTTTAGGTCTGGTCTACTGGATGTATGAACGGCCCATGGAACCGACTTTGAAGTGGATCCAGGAAAAATTCAGCAAGAATCCCATCGTTCTGGAAGCGAATACCCGCACTTTGAAAGCCGGGTACAATTACGGCGAAACTTGTGAAGTGATGCCGGTGCATTACAAGGTGCCCAAAGCTAAAATCGCCCCCGGCGTTTATCGCAAAATTACCGGTAATGAAGCCATTGTGATGGGTTTAGTTGCTGCTTCGAAACTCAGCGGCAAGGATATGGTCTTCTCAGGCTATCCGATCACGCCCGCCTCGAGTGTTCTCGAAGGACTCGCCGATATGAAGCGTTTCGGCATCAAAACGCTTCAGGCAGAAGATGAAATCGCCGCGATCGGGGTCGCTATCGGTGCTTCTTTCGGCGGAGCCATCGGCGTGACTGGCACTTCCGGTCCCGGAATCTGCCTGAAATCGGAGGCCATCGGCCTGGCGGTCATGACCGAACTTCCGCTCGTCATCATCGACGTACAACGCGGCGGACCCAGCACAGGACTTCCCACCAAGACGGAACAGGCCGATTTGCTGCAGGCGATGTACGGACGCAACGGGGAATGCCCGGTCGCTATTATTGCTCCGCGCTCCCCGGGCGATTGCTTCAACATGGTTTTCGAAGCGGTGCGAATCGCCACCGAATTCATGACCCCGATTTTCTTCCTCTCCGATGGTTACATCGCCAACGGTGCCGAACCCTGGTCGATTCCCGATATCAGCAAACTTCCCCAGCTGAAAATCACGCATCCCACAGCTCCAAACGGTAATGGCGACGTCAAGGGGCATGAAAATGGGGCAGGGGAGTTGGGCAAATTCCTGCCCTATAAACGAAATGAACTTCTGGTGCGGCCCTGGGCGATTCCGGGAACTCCCGGGCTCGAACATCGGATCGGTGGCATCGAAAAAGAAGATGTGACCGGTAACGTCAACTATGAGGCCGGCAATCACGAGCACATGGTGAAAACTCGCGCTCAGAAGATCGCCAATATTGCAACTACCATACCCGATCTGGAAGTAGAAGGCAGCCAAAGTGGCGATCTTCTCGTGGTCGGTTGGGGCGGAACTTACGGTTCTTTGACTACGGCCGTAACTCGAATGAATCGTAAGGGTTATAAGGTTGGACTGGCGCACCTGCGTTATTTGAATCCGATGCCCAAGAATACGGGTGAAGTTCTCAAACGATTTAAAAAGGTCTTGGTTCCCGAACTCAATGCCGGGCAGTTACTGCTGCTACTTCGCGCCAAATATCTGGTGGATGCCGTGGGTCTCAACAAGATTCAGGGCAAGCCTTTCCTGGTGAGCGAAATTGAGGCCAAGATCGAACAGATGCTCGCCTCCTGA
- a CDS encoding CBS domain-containing protein, whose amino-acid sequence MELTRNLRVDTVSRLDPTPPRQIEVTRPVSEAVTLMRQERVGCILVCEKGRLVGLFTERDLLNRIMGTGRPLTVTMDDCMTPTPVTVHRRDSIRTAIKKMQGGGYRHLPVVDDNNIPVGILSVKRIVHYLVEHFPAAIYNLPPDAKNLPSEREGA is encoded by the coding sequence ATGGAATTAACGCGTAATCTTCGAGTTGATACGGTCTCCCGCCTGGATCCTACTCCACCGCGGCAGATTGAAGTAACGCGTCCGGTTTCCGAGGCGGTGACTTTGATGCGTCAGGAACGCGTCGGCTGCATCCTCGTTTGCGAAAAAGGTCGCCTGGTCGGCCTATTTACGGAACGCGACCTTCTGAATCGCATTATGGGAACCGGTCGGCCGCTGACTGTAACCATGGACGACTGCATGACTCCTACGCCCGTGACTGTCCATCGCCGCGATTCCATACGAACAGCAATTAAGAAAATGCAGGGGGGTGGGTATCGCCATCTGCCCGTCGTGGACGATAATAACATTCCGGTTGGCATCTTGTCAGTCAAGCGGATTGTTCACTACCTGGTGGAACACTTTCCTGCTGCGATTTACAACCTGCCCCCCGACGCGAAAAACTTGCCTTCCGAACGGGAGGGAGCGTGA
- a CDS encoding metallophosphoesterase: MPDPQKLLKTLELARCKILQTAGRSGHFLEPQKVDDIFVVGDLHGNVSNFQAIYKKIELDKHPGRHLVLQELIHGVFRYPQGGDKSHQLVDLFATLKCCFPDRVHYLIGNHELAQWTGKEILKNEEDLNRLFDRGIEEAYRDYATEIRTAYNSLFAICPLGIRLPNRVYICHTLPSTRRMEQFSLDFVKQEEFQPEDFQTGGKVYANLWGRDTTAENAAEFLKRVDADYLVCGHIPCEKGYEFLCERLVVLDCAKVPGGYVHIHASTNYSPSTFTSIAFVIS, translated from the coding sequence ATGCCGGATCCTCAAAAACTTCTCAAGACCCTGGAACTCGCTCGCTGCAAAATACTCCAAACGGCGGGTCGCTCGGGTCATTTTCTGGAACCGCAGAAAGTGGATGACATCTTCGTGGTCGGAGACTTGCATGGCAACGTCTCGAATTTCCAGGCCATCTATAAAAAAATTGAACTGGATAAACACCCGGGCAGACATCTGGTACTGCAAGAATTGATCCACGGAGTCTTTCGCTATCCACAGGGGGGCGATAAGTCCCATCAATTAGTCGATCTCTTCGCCACGCTCAAGTGCTGCTTCCCCGACCGAGTGCATTATCTGATCGGCAACCACGAACTCGCTCAATGGACGGGTAAAGAGATTTTAAAAAATGAGGAGGACCTGAATCGGCTCTTCGATAGGGGAATAGAAGAAGCCTATCGCGATTATGCGACGGAGATTCGAACCGCTTACAATTCTCTCTTCGCGATCTGCCCTTTGGGAATTCGGTTACCGAATCGGGTCTATATCTGCCACACCCTACCCTCTACTCGACGGATGGAGCAATTTTCACTCGATTTCGTCAAACAGGAAGAATTTCAGCCGGAAGATTTTCAGACGGGCGGCAAGGTTTACGCGAATCTTTGGGGACGCGATACCACCGCTGAGAATGCGGCTGAATTCCTAAAGCGAGTCGACGCGGATTATCTGGTTTGCGGCCATATTCCCTGTGAAAAAGGCTATGAATTCCTTTGCGAACGGCTGGTCGTTCTGGATTGTGCGAAAGTGCCCGGCGGATACGTTCACATCCACGCTTCCACGAACTACTCCCCTTCAACATTCACAAGTATCGCCTTCGTGATAAGCTAA
- a CDS encoding class I SAM-dependent methyltransferase has protein sequence MNPPPILTTTPTKALGELETETVTIEGVKFKIRRPLKPDLLLDDPTIRHANNVDDYMPYWAEIWPASRMLAKAILKQGEELLPQSVSGAPVALELGCGLGLAGLAALYKGWHVVFSDYDTTALTFAADNAKLNNFKSYETLAIDWRSPPANRKFPVILGADLIYETVKHEPLLNVIRHLLAPGGVALLTDPDRISCDAFRDTLKESEFQWSMEFIRAGEPGGQRYKGTLYWLQLP, from the coding sequence ATGAATCCACCACCCATCCTGACAACGACCCCGACGAAAGCGCTCGGCGAATTGGAGACCGAAACGGTCACCATCGAAGGAGTGAAGTTCAAGATTCGTCGGCCACTCAAGCCAGACCTTCTTCTGGACGATCCGACCATTCGCCACGCCAATAATGTGGACGATTACATGCCCTACTGGGCCGAAATATGGCCCGCATCTCGCATGCTCGCCAAGGCCATCTTGAAACAAGGCGAAGAGTTGTTGCCCCAAAGCGTGAGCGGCGCTCCGGTAGCATTGGAATTAGGGTGCGGGTTGGGCCTGGCCGGTCTTGCCGCGTTGTATAAAGGCTGGCACGTCGTCTTCTCGGACTACGACACTACCGCTTTGACTTTCGCAGCCGATAACGCCAAGCTCAACAATTTCAAGAGCTACGAGACTCTGGCAATCGATTGGCGTTCCCCACCGGCGAATCGAAAGTTTCCTGTGATCTTGGGCGCGGATCTGATCTACGAAACCGTCAAGCACGAGCCGCTTCTGAATGTCATTCGTCACTTGTTGGCACCCGGAGGAGTCGCCCTGTTGACCGACCCCGATCGAATTAGTTGCGATGCATTTCGGGACACCTTGAAGGAATCGGAATTTCAATGGTCGATGGAATTCATTCGAGCGGGAGAACCCGGCGGTCAACGCTACAAGGGAACACTCTATTGGCTGCAATTGCCTTAA
- a CDS encoding FAD-linked oxidase C-terminal domain-containing protein encodes MSNNPPTRTGILVSRLQDIVGHEAVLTAKCDLAVYECDGYTIEKNQAEVVVFPSTTDQIVRIVKICNELQVPFLARGAGTSLAGGCVPVGGGVMIGLSRMKKILEVDYPNRFALVEPGVVNVWLSNQIKGNGFHYAPDPSSQGACTIGGNVATNSGGPHTLKYGVTVNHVIGVELVLPNGEIVTTGGAVEDMPGYDLSGVIVGSEGTFGVVSKAWVRLTRNPEAYRTLLGVFETVDAATNTISEIIGAGIIPAALELLDQLILGAVEQAFHFGFPLDAGAVLIMEVDGLNAGLDQEASKIEAIAHKNGAREVRRAATEAERLLLWKCRKQAFGAVGRLAPSYCTQDGVVPRTKLPEMLRFISGIATKYQLKIANVFHAGDGNLHPILLFDERDKDQLQRVLHASHEILDKCIELGGSVTGEHGIGVEKLDFMTKLFSADDLNMMIRLRDAFNPTNICSPNKMLPTAGACSESGMVSQTKPNRRAAL; translated from the coding sequence ATGAGCAATAATCCTCCCACCCGCACAGGCATTCTGGTCTCCCGCCTGCAAGATATTGTCGGTCATGAGGCGGTGCTTACCGCGAAGTGCGATTTAGCCGTGTATGAGTGCGACGGCTACACAATTGAAAAGAATCAAGCCGAGGTCGTGGTTTTCCCATCGACCACAGATCAAATCGTCCGAATTGTAAAAATTTGTAATGAATTGCAGGTGCCTTTTCTAGCCCGCGGAGCCGGAACATCACTGGCGGGTGGCTGTGTACCGGTCGGCGGCGGTGTCATGATCGGCCTGAGCCGGATGAAAAAGATTCTCGAAGTGGATTATCCCAATCGTTTCGCACTGGTAGAGCCGGGAGTAGTTAACGTCTGGTTGAGCAACCAGATTAAAGGGAACGGATTTCACTATGCTCCCGATCCTTCGAGTCAGGGCGCGTGCACTATCGGCGGCAATGTCGCTACCAACTCCGGCGGGCCACACACACTGAAGTATGGTGTAACGGTCAACCATGTTATTGGCGTGGAGTTGGTACTTCCCAATGGTGAGATCGTTACGACTGGCGGCGCGGTGGAGGATATGCCAGGGTACGACCTTTCCGGTGTCATTGTGGGATCGGAAGGGACATTTGGCGTTGTCAGTAAAGCATGGGTTCGGCTCACACGCAATCCGGAGGCGTATCGGACTCTACTGGGTGTCTTTGAGACGGTGGATGCAGCTACCAATACCATCAGCGAAATTATCGGGGCTGGTATCATTCCCGCGGCTCTGGAACTTCTGGATCAACTGATCCTCGGAGCCGTTGAGCAAGCCTTTCATTTTGGCTTTCCACTGGATGCCGGAGCGGTCCTGATTATGGAAGTAGATGGCTTGAATGCGGGGTTGGATCAGGAAGCCTCGAAAATCGAGGCCATTGCCCACAAAAATGGAGCCCGCGAAGTTCGCCGTGCGGCCACCGAAGCCGAACGCCTTTTGTTATGGAAATGCCGAAAACAAGCTTTTGGCGCCGTCGGCCGACTAGCTCCCAGTTACTGCACTCAGGACGGCGTTGTTCCTCGAACGAAGCTACCTGAGATGCTCCGGTTCATCAGTGGTATCGCTACGAAATATCAATTGAAAATTGCGAATGTTTTTCACGCGGGTGATGGGAATTTGCACCCGATTCTCCTGTTCGATGAACGAGACAAAGATCAATTGCAGCGAGTGCTGCACGCCAGCCACGAAATTTTGGATAAATGCATTGAACTGGGAGGAAGTGTCACGGGGGAACATGGCATTGGGGTCGAAAAGCTCGATTTCATGACGAAGTTGTTCTCAGCCGATGACTTGAACATGATGATTCGCCTCCGGGATGCCTTCAACCCCACCAATATTTGCAGCCCTAACAAAATGCTGCCTACTGCCGGAGCCTGTTCGGAAAGTGGGATGGTTTCGCAAACGAAGCCCAATCGACGGGCCGCACTCTAA
- a CDS encoding FAD-binding oxidoreductase, with translation MVTLNSQETCSIDSFGPLPRWAPHSPRQLGELVTEAAGEGKALYPVGGRTQLSLGHTPQKLGYAVSTLGLDHLEDYPARDMTITVGAGITLANLQAILAKENQKLPVDIPLPDKATLGGAIATNASGQRRFGLGTLRDYIIGIQSVNDQGQIVQAGGRVVKNVAGYDFMKLYTGSLGTLAIITQVTLKLKPIPEASQWVLIPSTLLDIPQLLERLRVTKTRPVAIELFNHLAVNSVSSAERFDEIHRPMAVLFEDNAPAVSWQIEQLKKELPASLASKMLSLSKDQMVTLDNGIRDFPLANTAKLRFKVMVRPSDLWLAFQELSTLNPRPLLNAHAGNGIIHGSFDSSLGEEAGKLVLARLTKLAEQTQGNFVITDCPKSWKSNMAIWGRSTSDRAMMKIVKQKLDPGSIFNPGRFVDGI, from the coding sequence ATGGTGACACTCAACTCGCAGGAAACCTGCAGTATCGATTCCTTCGGTCCCCTCCCCCGGTGGGCTCCCCATTCACCACGGCAACTGGGTGAGCTGGTAACGGAAGCGGCTGGGGAAGGAAAGGCACTATACCCGGTTGGAGGGCGAACTCAACTCAGTCTGGGCCATACTCCCCAAAAGTTGGGATATGCTGTTTCGACGCTTGGTTTGGACCATCTGGAAGATTACCCGGCGCGAGACATGACGATTACGGTGGGTGCCGGTATCACCCTCGCGAATTTGCAAGCGATTCTAGCCAAGGAAAATCAAAAGCTCCCCGTGGATATCCCGTTACCAGACAAAGCTACTCTTGGCGGCGCAATTGCCACTAACGCCAGCGGGCAGCGGCGGTTCGGTCTGGGGACACTGCGAGACTATATCATCGGCATTCAAAGCGTGAATGATCAGGGGCAGATCGTTCAGGCGGGCGGGCGTGTGGTCAAGAATGTCGCTGGCTACGATTTCATGAAGCTGTATACGGGATCTTTAGGGACACTGGCGATTATCACACAGGTCACTCTCAAGCTGAAGCCAATCCCGGAAGCGTCCCAGTGGGTGCTCATCCCCTCGACTTTACTCGATATCCCTCAATTGCTAGAGAGGTTACGAGTCACCAAAACTCGACCTGTGGCCATCGAGCTCTTCAATCATCTGGCAGTAAATTCTGTTTCGAGTGCCGAGCGATTCGATGAAATTCATCGCCCCATGGCGGTACTTTTTGAAGATAACGCTCCGGCGGTCAGTTGGCAGATCGAACAACTCAAAAAAGAGTTGCCCGCTAGCCTGGCAAGCAAGATGCTTTCCCTCTCAAAAGACCAAATGGTAACATTAGATAACGGAATCCGCGACTTTCCACTGGCGAATACTGCAAAACTCCGTTTTAAAGTCATGGTTCGACCTTCCGATCTCTGGCTTGCTTTCCAGGAACTATCCACTTTAAATCCCCGTCCGTTACTCAACGCGCACGCCGGAAACGGAATTATTCACGGCTCATTTGATTCTTCTCTTGGCGAAGAAGCTGGCAAGCTTGTGCTTGCTCGATTGACGAAACTCGCAGAACAAACTCAGGGCAATTTCGTAATTACCGATTGTCCGAAATCCTGGAAATCGAATATGGCCATTTGGGGTCGTTCAACCTCGGATCGGGCCATGATGAAGATCGTTAAACAGAAACTCGATCCCGGATCTATTTTCAATCCGGGACGATTCGTGGATGGTATCTAG
- a CDS encoding (Fe-S)-binding protein, protein MTMATLPVKTELATVKTGPQPKIDYELILDCVHCGLCTASCPTYVITGNEADSPRGRIYLMRQVIDQKLELDETVKGHLDTCLNCRACETACPSGVQYGKLIEPFREFLDSKEPHRAFKNLNLLQKFMMLHIFPYSWRVRVALLPARLSQWSGADWLLRKTGALKLLPKSVRSMYDMLPRLKPHGGGLPEVLFAEGTRRARVALFTGCVADGIYPETNYATAKVLQKNGCDVWIPPTQSCCGALHYHSQMEHEAKQLAGKNLTAFNRDGFKLEELDAIIINAAGCGAMVKDYVHLFQGSNREAESKLFVSKVKDITEFLVKLGPVKPTYPLRIRATYHDACHLRHAQQISSPPRQLLEMIPGLELVPLPESELCCGAAGSYNLTQPEMSEVLGHRKCDNVRSTKASAVFMGNIGCQLQIAKYLRETDPSIWVAHTIDALWASYSGEMPSELRKKS, encoded by the coding sequence ATGACCATGGCAACGCTTCCCGTTAAGACTGAACTGGCAACGGTCAAAACCGGTCCTCAACCGAAGATCGATTATGAATTGATTCTGGATTGCGTACACTGTGGACTTTGCACGGCATCCTGCCCGACCTACGTCATCACCGGCAACGAAGCGGACAGCCCCCGTGGCCGCATTTATCTGATGCGTCAGGTGATCGACCAGAAACTCGAGCTCGATGAGACCGTTAAAGGACACCTCGACACCTGTCTGAACTGTCGCGCCTGCGAGACTGCCTGTCCGTCCGGCGTTCAATATGGCAAACTGATCGAGCCCTTCCGCGAGTTCTTGGATTCTAAAGAACCGCACCGAGCTTTCAAAAACCTGAACTTGCTGCAAAAGTTCATGATGCTGCACATCTTTCCCTACTCTTGGAGAGTGCGCGTGGCTCTTTTGCCCGCGCGATTATCCCAGTGGTCGGGAGCCGACTGGCTATTGCGAAAAACTGGCGCCCTGAAGCTGTTGCCTAAATCGGTTCGAAGCATGTACGATATGCTTCCCCGCTTGAAACCGCACGGCGGGGGTTTGCCAGAAGTTTTGTTTGCGGAGGGAACACGCCGTGCCCGCGTGGCCCTCTTCACCGGTTGCGTGGCGGACGGGATCTACCCCGAGACGAATTATGCCACGGCTAAAGTTCTTCAGAAAAATGGTTGTGATGTCTGGATTCCGCCAACACAATCCTGTTGCGGGGCTCTCCATTACCATAGCCAGATGGAACACGAAGCCAAACAACTGGCCGGCAAGAATCTTACCGCGTTCAATCGCGATGGCTTCAAACTCGAAGAGCTGGATGCCATCATTATTAATGCGGCGGGCTGTGGGGCGATGGTTAAAGATTACGTGCATCTTTTCCAGGGCAGCAATCGCGAGGCGGAATCCAAGCTGTTTGTCTCGAAGGTCAAAGATATCACCGAATTCCTGGTTAAGCTCGGTCCCGTGAAGCCGACCTATCCCTTGAGAATTCGAGCGACCTATCACGACGCCTGCCATTTGCGGCACGCCCAGCAAATTTCTTCCCCACCTCGGCAGTTGCTGGAGATGATTCCGGGACTGGAACTGGTGCCGCTCCCGGAAAGCGAACTCTGCTGTGGTGCCGCCGGAAGTTATAATCTGACACAGCCCGAAATGTCGGAAGTCCTGGGGCATCGCAAGTGCGATAACGTTCGCAGCACAAAAGCATCGGCCGTTTTCATGGGAAACATCGGTTGTCAGCTGCAAATCGCCAAGTATCTGCGTGAAACAGATCCCAGCATCTGGGTGGCCCATACCATAGATGCTCTGTGGGCCAGCTATAGCGGTGAAATGCCTAGTGAACTGAGAAAAAAATCGTGA